From one Lolium rigidum isolate FL_2022 chromosome 4, APGP_CSIRO_Lrig_0.1, whole genome shotgun sequence genomic stretch:
- the LOC124650002 gene encoding zinc finger protein ZAT12-like — protein MMNRFSFEEAQMARVLLLVSREQPMAMPMPVSGRGDRAPERAFTCKTCGRVFPSFQALGGHRASHKKPRLDGDLKPKLHACSICGLEFAIGQALGGHMRRHRAVASGGGVMPPAAAIKKQRAGSDDVAVGGGMNRGLWLDLNQPPCDDDGCMDVDTESSGECGHNDDAAGYTFHQFLDTGTMAVDCVGY, from the coding sequence ATGATGAACAGATTTTCGTTCGAGGAAGCGCAGATGGCTCGCGTGCTGCTGCTCGTGTCGCGGGAGCAGCCGATGGCGATGCCGATGCCGGTGTCTGGGCGCGGTGACCGTGCACCTGAGCGGGCGTTCACGTGCAAGACGTGCGGCCGCGTATTCCCGTCGTTCCAAGCGCTGGGAGGGCACCGGGCCAGCCACAAGAAGCCGCGGCTGGACGGAGATCTCAAACCCAAGCTGCACGCATGTTCTATCTGCGGCCTCGAGTTCGCCATTGGCCAGGCGCTCGGCGGCCACATGCGGCGCCACCGCGCCGTGGCCTCTGGAGGCGGTGTGAtgccgccggcggcagcgatcaAGAAGCAACGTGCAGGAAGCGACGATGTCGCCGTTGGCGGTGGCATGAACCGGGGGCTGTGGCTCGACCTGAACCAACCGCCGTGCGATGACGACGGCTGCATGGACGTCGACACCGAGTCCAGCGGAGAGTGCGGCCACAACGACGACGCAGCCGGGTATACGTTCCACCAGTTCTTGGATACGGGCACCATGGCGGTGGACTGCGTCGGCTACTAG
- the LOC124708381 gene encoding uncharacterized protein LOC124708381, with protein MRVKTGARRRPPGERQQLEMADEAAAASSLQAAAALASLHLPQPGPTATDRRDRRYFGRGARIKRKAKRKWGFDAGGAGSSAGLPSRHLGRRRLTRGGVGSMNEVLKTEVGIRSRFSALRIRQIMRGLTPKQQGYVAKYGFEHFNRIGEFSVHEPLTEWIMGKINPPFSEFRIDAERTIVFSKSLVQKVLGVPSGGRPVVLHGHKTDKINELRALYLNDGLRASIPQAVSLLKNNEDEESFMRTFFLIALAAVLTPTTGNTIDLDYLWPLEDMSKVQDLDWAGHITEHLMDEVQKFQYKAREEKMKNFWVGGCLPLLMIAYMDHLDLPRGRIVDRVINYSVPRICHVSKHDFQFAAIADLHRQHYKFATFGILPFRDRTPYTDNPITGTEVPEDDLHIPSNSKDQVLPGQWELIEVHEKMIDELDQEIQPEILGFAKPSINHSSFGRTNGCPDQGTTKSASCKMGSSSNCRNTAKAALTPSSSEKSEEDSAQEYESSESADHPTPPEADYGVIFRNCLSGAQMDKVNRLIQEVKPKTILFVAIMRKCDVQLPSPLMMISKEHTLAAAAHFPHENGTVTLQMLGKSENWRPRFFIEKDMCMLAGNWLDFVCDNQVQAGDICIFVPAKGGERSTFMVHIIRAEAARPRGVKRARSSHDSPVDKEGMANTDVV; from the exons ATGCGAGTCAAGACGGGAGCACGGCGACGACCTCCGGGCGAGCGGCAACAGCTCGAGATGGCGGACGAGGCAGCCGCGGCGAGCTCGTTgcaagcggcggcggcgctggcctcCCTCCACCTCCCGCAGCCAGGACCGACAG CAACTGACCGCCGAGATAGGAGATATTTCGGGAGAGGGGCACGTATAAAGCGTAAGGCGAAGCGGAAGTGGGGCTTCGATGCGGGCGGAGCGGGCAGTTCCGCCGGGCTGCCCTCCAGGCATCTTGGTCGCCGCAGGTTGACCAG GGGGGGAGTTGGATCTATGAACGAAGTACTAAAAACTGAAGTGGGCATCAGGAGCCGTTTCAGTGCATTGCGGATTCGGCAGATTATGCGGGGTCTAACACCCAAGCAGCAGGGATATGTTGCCAAGTATGGATTTGAGCATTTCAATCGTATTGGGGAGTTCTCTGTCCACGAGCCACTGACTGAGTGGATCATGGGGAAAATTAACCCTCCGTTCTCTGAGTTCAGAATTGACGCGGAAAGGACAATAGTATTCAGCAAGTCCCTTGTTCAGAAAGTTTTGGGCGTACCGTCAGGGGGAAGACCCGTTGTGCTGCATGGGCACAAGACGGACAAAATCAATGAACTACGAGCTCTGTACTTAAATGATGGACTAAGGGCAAGCATCCCCCAGGCTGTTAGCTTGCTTAAGAACAACGAGGACGAGGAATCCTTTATGAGGACATTCTTTCTTATTGCACTTGCTGCAGTGCTCACCCCCACCACTGGAAATACAATAGACCTTGACTACCTGTGGCCCCTTGAAGATATGTCAAAGGTTCAGGACCTCGATTGGGCTGGCCATATCACGGAGCATCTGATGGATGAGGTCCAGAAATTCCAGTACAAGGCCAGGgaggaaaaaatgaaaaacttcTGGGTTGGCGGGTGCTTGCCTTTGCTCATG ATTGCTTACATGGATCACTTGGATCTCCCTAGAGGGCGAATCGTAGACCGTGTAATTAACTACTCGGTGCCCAGGATCTGCCATGTTTCTAAGCATGATTTCCAGTTTGCCGCGATTGCTGACCTGCATCGTCAACATTACAAGTTTGCCACATTTGGGATACTTCCT TTCCGTGATAGAACACCATACACTGATAATCCAATAACCGGGACAGAAGTACCGGAAGATGATCTTCATATTCCCTCAAATTCAAAGGATCAAGTCTTACCAGGGCAATGGGAGCTTATAGAAGTACATGAGAAAATGATAGATGAACTTGATCAGGAAATACAACCTGAAATCCTTGGGTTTGCAAAACCGAGCATCAATCATTCCTCTTTTGGAAGGACCAATGGTTGCCCGGATCAAG GAACTACAAAATCCGCTAGCTGCAAAATGGGCAGTTCTAGCAATTGTCGGAATACTGCAAAGGCAGCTTTGACACCCTCTTCATCTGAGAAATCAG AAGAAGACAGTGCTCAAGAATACGAATCTTCTGAGTCAGCTgatcatccgacacctccagaagCTGATTATGGGGTAATATTCAGGAATTGCCTATCTGGAGCACAAATGGACAAAGTAAACAGGCTTATCCAGGAAGTTAAACCAAAAACTATTTTGTTCGTAGCTATCATGAGGAAGTGCGATGTTCAACTACCTAGTCCTCTTATG ATGATTTCAAAGGAACACACCTTAGCCGCAGCTGCGCACTTTCCGCATGAGAATGGGACTGTCACACTTCAGATGCTGGGCAAGAGCGAAAACTGGCGCCCGAGATTCTTCATCGAAAAAGACATGTGCATGCTTGCGGGTAACTGGTTAGACTTTGTGTGTGACAACCAAGTGCAGGCGGGTGACATCTGCATCTTTGTACCGGCAAAGGGTGGGGAAAGGTCCACGTTCATGGTCCATATAATCCGCGCAGAAGCTGCCCGTCCTAGGGGTGTTAAAAGGGCTCGCTCTAGCCATGATTCTCCGGTTGATAAGGAAGGAATGGCTAACACAGATGTCGTTTAG